The genomic interval gcagagacaggcaaagctctacgaatttaaggccagccctgtgtacatactgagttccaggccagccaaagctatatagtgaaaccctgtcacaaTAACAAAAAGCCAACCCAAAACtttcttaaaacataaaatattctatGTCAAAAACTTGTTGATTTATAggattttcttcctccctccctccctccctccctccctccctccctccctcccttccttcgttccttccttccttccccttccttagCAAAGGAGACAAGGCTCTGAtgttgatgttttaaaaataaaaccttggacagaaaataacaaaaaaccgtgTCAGACCTCTCTCTCTACTAATCAGAAGATGAGATCCGATGGATTGGGAGCATCAGGACATGCATCAAGCACTAACAGAAACAGTATAAATAAAGTGTCCAAGCATGGTGACAGTACAAAAATGTCCAAAGTTGTGAAAGAGATGAAAACTGGGGGAAAATATGTCTCTGGCAAGTCTAAAACTATGGTAAAGCCCCAAACAGAAAACAGTGATCATACAAAGATAGAAGGTTTGTCATCCACTGTTGTGGGAAGACCATCAAGAGTGACAGCAGCTGGACGGAAGGACCCAGTACATGGAAAAGGAGTCCAGAACCAAGAAGTGGAGACCACAGGGGCAAGACCTAAGGTACTCACTGCAAACCTGAACGTGCAAGCCAGAGCCAAGCCTTTGCAAACACTGAGAGGAAAAGATTCCACATGCCCCGCCTCTGTAGGGCCCTCCAGTAGATCTACACATTCCAGCACGgagcttctggcttccatgggctctGTGGATGAGACAAAGGAAAACGGATCAGTAGAAGACAAGTGTCGTGATGGGAAGCCATACGTTAGTGATTCCCCAGGACAGATGGTGAGCAATGGAGTAATGTCAACTGCAGGTGGGTTTcagcactttgtgtgtgtgtgtgtgtgtgtgtgtgtgtgtgtgtgtgtgtgtgtgtgtgtgtgtagcagggcAGCATGGCTCTACACATGCTAGACAGGCAGTCTGCACTAGCAGCTCAGCACTGCAAAcatttgtttgagataagatctctccATCAGCCTGTGCTGTCACTAAGGACACTCTTGtacctctgatcctcctgtctctgcctcccaggtgctaagaCTATGGTTGTACCTGTCATGCCTGACTTGTGTAATGCTAGAGACgaagccaggcaagtgctctactaaaTAAGCTGTgtccctgccctgagttcctgatGCTTAAAGGTTCCTAGATGACCCTTGCATGCTTTACTTACCTTTAAGTGCTAAGGTGTGTTTTACACAGATATGTACAAACTGAGAAAGTGTGTTCTCTCCTATATCAGCACTTGGTTTTTAGTGTCTAACCTGTATATTTATGCAATTTATTGTAGCAGTAAAGTCTCGAGCAGTTGCAAGAATTACCAATGGAACAGCCAGTAACAAAAGCTTTACTCATGAACAAGACTCTCACGGGAATAGCAGGTGGGACTCTCTTCAGCTTGTGTTTCACCCAACTGTCTCTGCAAGCTACTTATATACTAATTCTTagctaaatgttttaaaagatgttttgttatttaaccgtatttatgaaattatatttttaaactttcttagttcatatttatataaaatgaagaaatacagggaaagtTTCTTAGCTATACTTAATGGCATGTGAAGTTATGCGTTGACTTATCGTATGTGGTCTACTCTTTCAAAAGTTGAAGGATTGTGAACATAGGTTTCTCTATTTTCAGAAGAGTTTCTATCTTTTGACAAACTATGTAATGGTATATGGTTGTGGTCATGCACAGGTGTTTGTGAGTTCACGTTTTGGAGTGTCACTGTAATACTAAGTGCAGTCATTCTTCTTAGTGTAATAAAAAGAGGGGATGGCAAAGGACTTAGTGCTTCAGCACCACAGACAGCTGCGAAGAAAAGAGGGAGCAGCAATGGATGCACAGCAGCTCAGCCACGGACGAAGAGCGCCCCTCCCACCCTGGCTCAAGCTCAAGGTAAAGCCACAGGGCCCCCGAGGGTTCTGGGGCCTGTGTCAGCCGGACTGCCATTACACATAAGCAAGACAATAAAGTTCTGTGGCTTTTAGATAGACATTTTAGCATTAGGGGATTGATTTGGGTTGTCTTGTCCTTCATGGAGATAAACTTAAAGGAGCCATTGACTGGTCTCCAATTCTGTCCTTTTGTGTAGCGTGCCTAGGTTCCTTGAAAGTTTCCTTGATGACTTGAGGAATTATGTCTGTGAAAACAGCACTGAGGAGTTGTTAAAGAACAGCAGGAGCTGAGCAGCTGTGTGGAGAGGGCGTTCCTCCAGAGCTGTCCTCACGCTGCTGTTCCTCAGTGTTGCAAGAAAAATCAATACTGTTTAGATTATATAATGTGCATGTAACAGCCCATTTTCAACATTGCTTTCTTTCTGGGgttagtggcacatgcctgtagtcctTCCATTGGAGGGATGAAAGCAAAGTCATCTTTGATCTGTATACTGAGTCCAAGCCAGTCCTGGCTACtgaaacactatctcaaaataaataaaaagtgagagaaggaagataggaaggaaggaagagggctgAGGGATGGCTTTGTACGTGAAGGTTGgtgagggaggcagaggtggatggAAGATCCCTGAGTCTGGATCGCCAACAGCAACCCAGCCTCTTCAGTGAGGCCCAAGTCCTGATAAGAGACTATGTCTTAAAAGGAACAGTGTGTCGCTCCTGAGGAGTTGATCTCTATCATGCACacgtgtacatgtacacacatcgtCACACaagtacgcacacacacaccaagattgACCTCTGACAtgctcacatgtgcatacacactcacacaccacaagcacacacacatttattttttgtgtgtgtattaagCACTCATGTGTAAGAGCAGTTTATAAAACCCCCAAAATAATCTTGATTTGCATGATGAATTAATACTGAAAGTCAATTAAAAATCAAGGCAGATGAGATTACTCATATCCTAGTAAAAGTTGAAATGAGATATAAATGGTCTATAGGACTAGGGTACCTCAGTGGCAGAGTACTTGCTTGTCTTTCACAAGTCTCTAGAACTCCCcacacccccaaacacacacagaacaaaaaGTTGGTAATTGGAGTTGGCAGATTTGAGTGCCCCAAATTTTTATTCTAAGACTTTAACCAGATGCATAAATGGAATTTTAATTCTGAATCTCCTGTAGGCAATGATCTGGTTCTCACTGCAGCAGATCTGGGTTGTTAGCCCTAGTAAGCTATAACCATAATTATACGGTATACGTTTATTCCAGTTTGAAGAGAAATGAATAATTTCAACAAATGTCCATTTGTTTTTAGGTTAGTTCTTCCTTTCAGTTGTGTTGTTTAGTTTACTCCCCCTgccaccaaaaaagaaaacttcaaagaGAAGAGCTTTCTTGTTGGTTTGATATAAGAAGATGATAGTTTCTGCTGTTGCAGATTTATGTAAATCCAATTTGGGCACGATGAAGGTTCTTGGTGAAAAGAGATTCTCTTTAAGGGTTTTTAGTAAGATCATAAAATAGTCcctctatatttaaaatatttaggttttttcactttatcattgtttttttattttttgactgtCAATACTAGATGTTTCCCTGTGTttgctttattaattttattttctttaaagtgatttgaaaacattaaatttcacCTTAGAATTTGAGAGTACTTTGCATTTCTGAACTTTCTTAGGATCCCAAGGGGAGTCACCACACTCTGTAAAATCTTCAGTCTCTTCAAGGCAGTCTGATGA from Mus musculus strain C57BL/6J chromosome 5, GRCm38.p6 C57BL/6J carries:
- the Btbd8 gene encoding BTB/POZ domain-containing protein 8 isoform 2 (isoform 2 is encoded by transcript variant 2), giving the protein MHLDDQQKIQVAALDKGDDRRLGRKPVLTSSQQRRQGSDVDVLKIKPWTENNKKPCQTSLSTNQKMRSDGLGASGHASSTNRNSINKVSKHGDSTKMSKVVKEMKTGGKYVSGKSKTMVKPQTENSDHTKIEGLSSTVVGRPSRVTAAGRKDPVHGKGVQNQEVETTGARPKVLTANLNVQARAKPLQTLRGKDSTCPASVGPSSRSTHSSTELLASMGSVDETKENGSVEDKCRDGKPYVSDSPGQMVSNGVMSTAAVKSRAVARITNGTASNKSFTHEQDSHGNSSVIKRGDGKGLSASAPQTAAKKRGSSNGCTAAQPRTKSAPPTLAQAQDQKTRLDVPPKGSQQLFPENEEVISKREAAHSFQQHSTFMDGDTKSQERPCHLELHQRELSSNIPKISSVKSLDSCPSQGLPQEGQVKESRPTPPKGANNAVFSGNVQK